In Capillimicrobium parvum, a genomic segment contains:
- a CDS encoding leucyl aminopeptidase family protein, with translation MDVIATTAPPRDTDADTVVVGVFEGKDVAHDLEGAPLQGLLETGEARRSFEHVALTHAEGKRWLLIGLGERDAFDAERARVLAAVAAGHLDALGTRSLCWEVPHHVGADVVEALVEGTLLAAYRFDRFRRPPEDAPARLERLVLSDHHDVGEAVAAGRVIGEAQNAARDLANAPANVMTPTALGERARELAAEHDAITATVEGRAAIEGRGMGAFAAVARGSEAEPALITLRYEPEGASGPLLGLVGKAVTFDSGGLSIKPAASMVAMKFDMAGGAAVLEAVGAIARLRLPVRVLAVVGATENLINGSAMRPGDILHTKAGLTIEVNNTDAEGRLVLADCLTHAVEEGAERLVDVATLTGAILSALGRTHAGLLGDDDAWCEAVAEAGRRSGEIVWRLPLHAETAELVKGTVGDLVNAVESRVAGSITAAELLQRFTGDVPWAHLDIVGVGWDSGKAYAPKGASGWGVRILVELARALA, from the coding sequence ATGGACGTGATCGCCACCACCGCCCCACCCCGGGACACCGACGCCGACACCGTGGTGGTCGGCGTATTCGAGGGCAAGGACGTCGCCCACGATCTCGAGGGCGCGCCGCTGCAGGGCCTCCTGGAGACCGGCGAGGCGCGGCGGTCGTTCGAGCACGTCGCGCTCACGCACGCCGAGGGCAAGCGCTGGCTGCTGATCGGCCTCGGCGAGCGCGACGCGTTCGACGCCGAGCGCGCGCGGGTGCTGGCCGCGGTCGCGGCGGGCCACCTGGACGCCCTCGGCACGCGGTCGCTGTGCTGGGAGGTGCCCCACCACGTGGGCGCCGACGTCGTCGAGGCGCTCGTCGAGGGGACGCTGCTCGCCGCCTACCGGTTCGACCGGTTCCGCCGCCCGCCCGAGGATGCCCCGGCGCGCCTGGAGCGGCTCGTGCTCTCCGACCACCACGACGTGGGCGAGGCCGTGGCGGCGGGCCGGGTCATCGGCGAGGCGCAGAACGCCGCCCGCGACCTCGCGAACGCGCCCGCCAACGTCATGACGCCGACCGCGCTCGGCGAGCGGGCCCGGGAGCTCGCCGCCGAGCACGACGCCATCACCGCCACCGTCGAGGGCCGCGCCGCGATCGAGGGCCGCGGGATGGGCGCGTTCGCCGCCGTGGCGCGCGGCTCGGAGGCCGAGCCGGCCCTCATCACGCTGCGCTACGAGCCGGAAGGCGCGAGCGGCCCGCTGCTCGGGCTGGTCGGCAAGGCGGTGACGTTCGACAGCGGCGGCCTCTCGATCAAGCCCGCGGCGAGCATGGTCGCGATGAAGTTCGACATGGCGGGCGGCGCCGCGGTGCTGGAGGCGGTCGGCGCGATCGCGCGCCTGCGCCTGCCCGTGCGCGTGCTCGCCGTCGTGGGCGCGACGGAGAACCTCATCAACGGATCGGCGATGCGCCCCGGCGACATCCTGCACACGAAGGCCGGCCTCACCATCGAGGTCAACAACACCGATGCCGAGGGCCGGCTCGTGCTCGCCGACTGCCTGACGCACGCGGTCGAGGAGGGCGCGGAGCGGCTCGTCGACGTGGCGACGCTCACCGGCGCGATCCTCAGCGCCCTCGGGCGCACGCACGCCGGCCTGCTGGGCGACGACGACGCGTGGTGCGAGGCGGTCGCCGAGGCCGGCCGGCGCAGCGGCGAGATCGTCTGGCGGCTGCCGCTGCACGCCGAGACCGCCGAGCTCGTCAAGGGCACGGTCGGCGACCTCGTCAACGCCGTCGAGAGCCGCGTGGCGGGCTCGATCACGGCGGCCGAGCTGCTGCAGCGCTTCACCGGCGATGTGCCGTGGGCGCACCTCGACATCGTCGGCGTGGGCTGGGACTCCGGCAAGGCCTACGCGCCCAAGGGCGCCAGCGGGTGGGGCGTCCGTATCCTTGTGGAATTGGCCCGCGCGCTCGCGTAG
- a CDS encoding general stress protein: protein MADQTTASARRSVGTYDSYPDAQRAVDRLSDAGFPVSRVAIVGRGLRFEEQVLGRETVGSAALRGAGQGAVVGVLFGLFLWAISANDVAAGWLILYGLIWGAVLGAILGAIYQAASGGQRDFRSASRMTADHYDVMVDDDVAAEAIRILDGGASSAPATGATAPPSMPDPSAGSPPPASPPAGA from the coding sequence ATGGCCGATCAGACCACCGCCAGCGCCCGCCGTTCCGTGGGCACGTACGACTCCTACCCGGACGCACAGCGCGCCGTCGACCGGCTGTCCGACGCGGGCTTCCCGGTGTCACGGGTCGCGATCGTCGGCCGGGGCCTGCGCTTCGAGGAGCAGGTGCTGGGCCGGGAGACCGTCGGCTCCGCCGCCCTGCGCGGCGCGGGCCAGGGCGCCGTCGTGGGCGTCCTGTTCGGGCTGTTCCTGTGGGCGATCTCGGCCAACGACGTCGCGGCCGGCTGGCTCATCCTCTACGGCCTCATCTGGGGCGCGGTGCTCGGCGCCATCCTCGGCGCGATCTACCAGGCCGCGTCCGGCGGCCAGCGCGACTTCCGCTCCGCGAGCCGGATGACCGCCGACCACTACGACGTGATGGTCGACGACGACGTCGCCGCCGAGGCGATTCGCATCCTCGACGGCGGGGCGTCCTCGGCCCCGGCCACGGGCGCGACGGCGCCGCCGAGCATGCCGGACCCGTCCGCGGGCTCGCCGCCCCCGGCGTCGCCGCCCGCCGGGGCCTGA
- a CDS encoding acetyl-CoA C-acetyltransferase: protein MPKTVVLSAARTPIGKMGGALATLDATELGARAISAALERASVEPEQVEHVIMGQVLQAGQGQIPSRQAQIKAGIPKEVSSETINKVCASGVRATVLLDQAIRAGDVEVGVGGGMESMSNAPYLLPGARFGFRMGDVKALDAMVHDGLTNPFTGKQMFVEATEVGDELEMTRADLDKWALRSHERAIAATDEGRLPEEIVPVTVKSRKSETVVEVDEAPRRDSSLETLAKLPGLASKEGTHTAGNSPGVNDGGGALVLASDEWARANGKEVLAEIVTHAQTADEYAYLARTPASAAKKALERAGLTAGEIDLWEINEAFASVALNSVRVLGIDEDKVNVNGGAVALGHPIGASGARIIGSLILELRRRGGGLGCAAICSGGGQGDAIIVRV, encoded by the coding sequence ATGCCCAAGACCGTCGTCCTCAGCGCCGCCCGGACCCCCATCGGCAAGATGGGCGGGGCGCTCGCCACGCTCGATGCCACCGAGCTCGGCGCCCGCGCGATCTCCGCCGCGCTCGAGCGCGCGAGCGTCGAGCCCGAGCAGGTCGAACACGTGATCATGGGCCAGGTGCTGCAGGCCGGCCAGGGGCAGATCCCGTCGCGCCAGGCGCAGATCAAGGCGGGCATCCCGAAGGAGGTCTCCTCGGAGACCATCAACAAGGTCTGCGCGTCCGGCGTGCGCGCCACGGTGCTGCTCGACCAGGCGATCCGCGCGGGCGACGTCGAGGTCGGCGTCGGCGGCGGCATGGAGTCGATGTCGAACGCGCCGTACCTGCTGCCCGGCGCCCGCTTCGGCTTCCGCATGGGCGACGTCAAGGCGCTCGACGCGATGGTCCACGACGGCCTGACGAACCCGTTCACCGGCAAGCAGATGTTCGTCGAGGCCACGGAGGTCGGCGACGAGCTCGAGATGACCCGCGCGGACCTCGACAAGTGGGCGCTGCGCTCCCACGAGCGCGCGATCGCAGCCACCGACGAGGGCCGCCTGCCCGAGGAGATCGTCCCGGTCACCGTGAAGTCGCGCAAGAGCGAGACGGTCGTCGAGGTCGACGAGGCGCCGCGGCGCGACAGCTCGCTGGAGACCCTGGCCAAGCTGCCGGGGCTCGCGTCGAAGGAGGGCACGCACACGGCCGGCAACTCGCCCGGCGTCAACGACGGCGGCGGCGCGCTGGTGCTCGCCTCCGACGAGTGGGCGAGGGCGAACGGCAAGGAGGTCCTCGCCGAGATCGTCACCCACGCCCAGACCGCCGACGAGTACGCCTACCTCGCCCGCACCCCCGCGAGCGCGGCGAAGAAGGCGCTCGAGCGCGCCGGCCTGACCGCCGGCGAGATCGACCTCTGGGAGATCAACGAGGCGTTCGCCTCCGTCGCCCTGAACTCCGTCCGCGTGCTCGGCATCGACGAGGACAAGGTCAACGTCAACGGCGGCGCGGTCGCCCTCGGCCACCCGATCGGCGCGTCGGGCGCCCGGATCATCGGCTCCCTCATCCTCGAGCTCCGTCGCCGCGGCGGCGGGCTCGGCTGCGCGGCGATCTGCTCGGGCG